One part of the Bradyrhizobium sp. CB1650 genome encodes these proteins:
- the hemH gene encoding ferrochelatase: MTTVVPIETAKPAVQASPPRVGVLLINLGTPDTADAPGVRVYLKEFLSDPRVIEDQGLVWKFVLNGIILRRRPHTKALDYRKIWNNEQNESPLKTITRSQSDKLASALSDSGHVVVDWAMRYGNPSIRSGIEALIAKGCERVLAVPLYPQYSASTSATVCDEVFRVLSRLRAQPTLRVTPPYYEDEAYIEALATSIEAHLATLPFKPELIVASFHGMPKAYVDKGDPYQAHCIATTEALRRRLGMGASKLLLTFQSRFGNDEWLQPYTDKTMERLAKEGVRRIAVVTPGFAADCLETLEEIAQENAEIFKHNGGEQFAAIPCLNDSEAGMEVIRTLVLRELQGWI; this comes from the coding sequence CACGCCCGATACGGCTGACGCGCCGGGCGTGCGGGTCTACCTGAAGGAATTTTTGTCGGACCCCCGCGTCATCGAGGACCAGGGCCTGGTCTGGAAGTTCGTGCTGAACGGCATCATCCTGCGTCGCCGGCCGCACACCAAGGCGCTGGACTATCGCAAGATTTGGAACAACGAGCAGAACGAGTCGCCGCTGAAGACGATCACGCGGTCGCAGAGCGACAAGCTCGCCTCCGCATTGTCGGACAGCGGGCATGTCGTGGTGGACTGGGCCATGCGCTACGGCAATCCCTCGATCCGCTCCGGCATCGAGGCGCTGATCGCGAAGGGATGCGAGCGCGTCCTCGCCGTCCCGCTCTATCCGCAATATTCCGCCTCGACGTCGGCGACTGTCTGCGACGAGGTGTTCCGCGTGCTCTCCCGCCTGCGCGCGCAACCGACGCTGCGGGTGACGCCGCCTTATTATGAGGACGAGGCCTATATCGAGGCGCTCGCGACCTCGATCGAGGCGCATCTGGCCACGCTACCGTTCAAGCCGGAGCTGATCGTCGCCTCCTTCCACGGCATGCCGAAAGCCTATGTCGACAAGGGCGATCCCTATCAGGCCCATTGCATCGCCACGACCGAGGCGCTGCGCCGCCGGCTCGGGATGGGCGCGTCAAAGCTGCTGCTCACCTTCCAGTCGCGCTTCGGCAATGACGAGTGGCTCCAGCCCTACACCGACAAGACGATGGAGCGGCTCGCCAAGGAGGGCGTGCGCCGCATCGCGGTGGTGACGCCGGGCTTTGCGGCCGACTGTCTGGAGACGCTGGAGGAGATCGCGCAGGAGAACGCTGAAATCTTCAAGCACAATGGCGGCGAGCAGTTTGCCGCGATTCCCTGCCTCAACGACAGCGAGGCCGGCATGGAGGTGATCCGCACCCTGGTGCTGCGCGAGCTTCAGGGTTGGATCTGA
- a CDS encoding ABC transporter substrate-binding protein produces the protein MNRREVLALLGTITALPRAALAQQPNTTRRLGVLSVTADDDAAGQTRSAILVEALAAHGWKEQANLRIDWRSGGGDRERIARLADELVALKPDILLAVGTPSVEELHRRTATTPIVFAVVTDPVSQGFVKNLARPGGNITGFTDYDGPMAGKWLEMLTQITPKVSRALVVYNPATAPFAGLMLQTIEDAGRSLRVTVEAAPLHDAASIAALASRRDGGLLVLPDFFTMANRAHLLAAITEARVPAVFWSTTFVAEGGLMSYSTDSAEQVRRAASYIDRILRGAQPADLPVQNPTKFELAFNLKTARAIGVTIPAHLLATANDVIE, from the coding sequence ATGAACCGTCGCGAGGTCTTGGCGCTTCTCGGGACGATCACCGCGCTGCCGCGCGCAGCCCTGGCGCAGCAGCCGAACACGACGCGCCGGCTCGGCGTGCTCTCGGTCACGGCCGACGACGATGCGGCCGGGCAGACGCGCAGCGCCATCCTGGTCGAGGCGCTGGCCGCCCATGGCTGGAAGGAGCAGGCCAATCTTCGAATCGACTGGCGCAGTGGCGGCGGCGACCGGGAGCGGATCGCGCGGCTCGCCGACGAGCTGGTCGCGCTCAAGCCCGACATCCTGCTCGCGGTCGGCACGCCCTCGGTCGAGGAGCTGCACAGGCGCACGGCGACGACGCCGATCGTGTTCGCGGTGGTCACCGACCCCGTCAGCCAGGGCTTCGTCAAAAACCTCGCGCGTCCCGGCGGCAACATCACCGGCTTCACCGACTATGACGGCCCCATGGCCGGCAAATGGCTGGAGATGCTGACGCAGATCACGCCGAAGGTCTCCCGCGCCCTCGTCGTCTACAATCCCGCGACCGCGCCGTTCGCCGGCCTCATGTTGCAGACGATCGAGGACGCAGGCCGCTCGCTTCGTGTGACTGTCGAGGCCGCCCCGTTACATGATGCCGCCTCGATCGCGGCGCTAGCCTCACGCAGGGACGGCGGCCTGTTGGTGCTGCCCGACTTCTTCACCATGGCCAACCGGGCGCATCTGCTCGCGGCAATCACTGAAGCGCGCGTCCCTGCGGTGTTCTGGAGCACCACCTTCGTCGCGGAGGGCGGGCTGATGTCCTACAGCACCGACAGCGCCGAGCAGGTGCGCCGTGCCGCATCCTATATCGATCGCATCCTCAGGGGTGCGCAGCCCGCCGACCTTCCGGTCCAGAACCCCACCAAGTTCGAGCTCGCCTTCAACCTGAAGACGGCAAGGGCGATCGGCGTCACCATCCCCGCCCACCTGCTTGCCACCGCGAACGACGTCATCGAATAG
- a CDS encoding NfeD family protein, producing the protein MTDMFVSLGTWNWLIFGFILMALEVIAPGVFLFWLGLAALLVGLVSFAIHPSWQAQLVMFAVFAAAAVPVWRRLARPKMDASASPFLNKRTEALLGREFTLEKPIIDGSGTVRIGDTVWRVAGPDTPAGTRVRVVQVDGANLTVAAA; encoded by the coding sequence ATGACCGACATGTTCGTTTCGCTCGGCACCTGGAACTGGCTGATCTTCGGCTTCATCCTGATGGCGCTGGAGGTCATTGCGCCGGGCGTATTCCTGTTCTGGCTTGGGCTAGCGGCCCTGCTGGTCGGACTCGTCTCGTTTGCCATTCATCCATCCTGGCAGGCGCAGCTCGTGATGTTCGCGGTGTTCGCCGCAGCCGCGGTGCCGGTGTGGCGCCGGCTCGCGCGGCCGAAGATGGATGCAAGCGCGAGCCCGTTCCTGAACAAGCGCACCGAGGCGCTTCTGGGCCGCGAGTTCACGCTGGAGAAGCCGATCATCGACGGCAGCGGCACCGTGCGCATCGGCGACACGGTCTGGCGCGTCGCCGGTCCCGACACGCCAGCCGGCACACGGGTGAGGGTGGTGCAGGTCGATGGCGCGAATCTGACCGTGGCCGCGGCGTGA
- a CDS encoding helix-turn-helix domain-containing protein, which produces MAKQTASGDRRVRGSRTGRPIMALLDLLGRRWSLRILWELRGEPLTSRALRTACDEASPTVLQARLSELREAGFVELGEAGGYGLTPLGRELCETFMPLHKFAERWRKC; this is translated from the coding sequence ATGGCGAAACAGACCGCATCAGGGGACCGCCGCGTGCGCGGCTCGCGCACGGGCCGGCCGATCATGGCGCTGCTCGACCTTCTGGGCCGGCGCTGGAGCTTGCGGATATTGTGGGAGTTACGCGGCGAACCCCTCACCTCGCGCGCGCTGCGCACCGCCTGCGACGAGGCCTCACCGACGGTGCTGCAGGCGCGCTTAAGCGAATTGCGCGAGGCGGGGTTCGTGGAGCTGGGCGAAGCCGGCGGCTACGGCCTGACGCCGCTCGGGCGCGAGCTGTGCGAGACTTTCATGCCGCTGCACAAGTTTGCGGAGAGGTGGAGGAAGTGCTGA
- a CDS encoding carboxymuconolactone decarboxylase family protein: protein MSSPMPRIAPLEAPYPPEIQAQLDRIMRGAPPLMLFRVMAGHERAWNKFRAGGLLDPGPLSLRQREIVIDRTCALNKCEYEWGVHVAIFAAPAGLTGDEVRATVLGDATSACWSPAEQALIAAVDALHRHATLGDAEFAALSAHYDEAQILEIMLLCGFYRTVSYLANGLRLPLEENAARFPQV, encoded by the coding sequence ATGTCATCCCCGATGCCGCGCATCGCACCGCTCGAGGCGCCTTATCCCCCGGAGATCCAGGCGCAGCTCGACCGCATCATGCGCGGCGCGCCGCCGCTGATGCTGTTCCGGGTGATGGCGGGTCATGAGCGCGCCTGGAACAAGTTCCGCGCCGGCGGCCTGCTCGATCCCGGGCCGCTCTCGTTGCGCCAGCGCGAGATCGTCATCGACCGCACCTGCGCGCTGAACAAATGCGAATATGAATGGGGCGTGCATGTCGCGATCTTTGCGGCGCCGGCCGGTCTTACCGGCGACGAGGTCCGCGCCACAGTGCTGGGGGATGCGACCTCAGCGTGTTGGTCGCCGGCCGAGCAGGCGCTGATCGCCGCCGTCGACGCATTGCATCGCCACGCGACGCTTGGCGATGCGGAGTTTGCCGCGCTGTCGGCGCATTATGACGAGGCGCAGATCCTGGAGATCATGCTGCTGTGCGGCTTCTATCGCACGGTGTCGTATCTGGCGAACGGCCTGCGGCTGCCGCTGGAGGAGAACGCGGCGCGGTTTCCGCAGGTCTAA
- a CDS encoding KpsF/GutQ family sugar-phosphate isomerase has protein sequence MSSSKPLMTPSSGPTPASVESALRTLETESGGINALAAALKGPLGATFAAAVELIRQAKGRVIVTGLGKSGHMARKIAATLASTGTPAFFVHAAEAGHGDLGMITTDDVIMALSWSGEQPEMKNIVNYSARFAIPMLAVTSNPASSLGQAADIVIELPKAREACPHNLAPTTSTLMQAAIGDALAIALLEGRGFTALEFAHFHPGGKLGAMLKFVRDYMRTGAEIPVKPVGTKMSEAVVEMSAKGLGCVCIVNEANEVAGIITDGDLRRHMRPDLLTASVDDIMTSQPKTVPPTMLATEMLEVLNARKITTLIVTEANKVVGIVHLHDLLRAGVA, from the coding sequence ATGTCGAGTTCGAAACCGCTGATGACCCCATCATCCGGCCCCACACCCGCCAGCGTCGAATCCGCGCTCCGCACGCTGGAGACGGAGAGCGGCGGCATCAACGCGCTTGCCGCGGCCCTCAAGGGACCGCTGGGCGCGACTTTCGCCGCCGCGGTCGAGTTGATCCGGCAGGCCAAGGGCCGCGTCATCGTCACCGGGCTCGGCAAGTCCGGCCACATGGCGCGCAAGATCGCGGCGACGCTGGCCTCGACCGGCACTCCGGCCTTCTTCGTCCACGCGGCCGAAGCCGGCCATGGCGACCTCGGCATGATCACGACCGACGACGTCATCATGGCGCTGTCCTGGTCCGGCGAGCAGCCGGAGATGAAGAACATCGTGAATTATTCGGCGCGTTTCGCCATTCCCATGCTCGCGGTGACGTCGAACCCCGCCTCCTCGCTCGGCCAGGCCGCCGACATCGTGATCGAGTTGCCGAAGGCACGCGAGGCCTGCCCGCACAATCTGGCGCCGACCACGTCGACGCTGATGCAGGCCGCGATCGGCGACGCGCTCGCGATCGCGCTGCTCGAGGGACGCGGCTTCACCGCGCTCGAATTCGCGCATTTCCACCCCGGCGGCAAGCTGGGTGCCATGCTGAAATTCGTTCGTGACTACATGCGCACGGGTGCGGAGATCCCGGTGAAGCCGGTCGGCACCAAGATGTCCGAGGCAGTCGTCGAGATGTCGGCAAAAGGTTTGGGGTGCGTCTGCATCGTCAACGAGGCGAACGAGGTCGCGGGCATCATCACCGACGGCGACCTGCGCCGTCACATGCGGCCGGATCTGCTGACGGCCTCGGTCGACGACATCATGACCAGCCAGCCCAAGACCGTGCCGCCTACGATGCTCGCCACCGAGATGCTCGAGGTGCTGAACGCGCGCAAGATCACGACGCTGATCGTGACCGAAGCGAACAAGGTCGTCGGCATCGTGCACCTGCACGATCTATTGCGGGCAGGTGTGGCGTAA
- a CDS encoding outer membrane beta-barrel protein: MRSPPGRGRSRRAHLFRAALPCLMLTALESRPAAAQTLTPDLFNPTRGGFASPDTLPTRRTAGVVQAPSDALPALPDPNADPRKSPQTPATSRVGQIPTYQVPTYGLPAATGAASSGYDSLNRKRQQPKLYPGQPKPKRSPGPGTPAPAATPSTWLGPARIAPPPSEAAHKSPTPPAMTGAVPGQPLRRRLRADDDPFGPVGDYAGSFLIKGALELSGGYDTNPARLNKPVGSPVYVVAPELLVMSDWERHALVADLRGSFSGYGNQMPATIDGLASPAPVDIDRPDFTGHVDGRLDVDRDFKLTSQLRLRVATDNPGSPNVQAGLQKYPIYASYGGTFGFDQTFNRLQVAAGATIDRTAYTNSKLTDGTVSSNDDRDFNQYGGVGRISYELKPGLKPFVEIEGDSRVHDQSPDRNGYFRDSSGGYAKVGSSFEFSRILIGEISVGYSARNYVDPRLSQLSGFLTAGSLIWNASGLTTVKFFTDTQIAETTIPGSSGVLVRTYSTEVDHDFRRWLTAVGKFTYGTYDYQGQNRNDKTYSLEGNLIYKLNRSLWIKGTLRHDILDSNQPGSSSQGTVMMVGVRLQN, from the coding sequence GTGAGGTCGCCTCCAGGTAGAGGCCGGAGCCGTCGCGCGCATCTCTTTCGCGCCGCTTTGCCATGCCTGATGCTGACCGCGCTGGAGAGCCGACCTGCGGCTGCCCAGACCCTCACGCCCGACCTGTTCAATCCTACCCGCGGCGGCTTCGCCTCGCCCGACACGCTGCCAACGCGTCGTACGGCCGGTGTCGTCCAGGCACCCTCGGACGCGTTGCCAGCGCTGCCCGATCCCAACGCCGACCCGCGCAAGAGCCCGCAGACGCCGGCGACCTCGCGCGTCGGCCAAATCCCTACTTATCAGGTCCCGACCTACGGGCTGCCCGCCGCTACCGGCGCGGCCAGCTCCGGCTACGACTCGCTCAATCGCAAGCGTCAGCAGCCCAAACTCTATCCGGGGCAGCCGAAGCCGAAGCGTTCGCCCGGGCCCGGCACGCCGGCACCTGCCGCGACGCCATCAACCTGGCTCGGCCCGGCGCGTATCGCCCCTCCGCCATCCGAGGCCGCGCACAAGTCACCGACGCCGCCGGCGATGACCGGCGCCGTGCCCGGCCAGCCCCTGCGCCGCCGCCTCAGGGCCGATGACGATCCGTTTGGCCCGGTCGGCGACTATGCCGGCAGCTTCCTGATCAAGGGCGCGCTCGAGCTCTCCGGCGGCTACGACACCAATCCGGCCCGCCTCAACAAGCCGGTCGGCTCGCCGGTCTATGTGGTCGCGCCTGAACTGCTCGTGATGTCCGACTGGGAGCGGCACGCGCTGGTCGCGGATTTGCGAGGCTCCTTCTCGGGCTATGGCAACCAGATGCCGGCGACGATCGACGGCCTTGCCTCACCGGCGCCGGTCGACATCGACCGCCCCGATTTCACCGGCCATGTCGATGGCCGCCTCGACGTCGACCGCGACTTCAAGCTGACCTCGCAGCTCCGCCTGCGGGTCGCGACCGACAATCCCGGCAGCCCGAACGTTCAGGCGGGCCTGCAGAAATATCCGATCTATGCCAGCTATGGCGGCACCTTCGGCTTCGACCAGACCTTCAACCGTCTCCAGGTCGCCGCCGGCGCCACCATCGATCGCACCGCCTATACCAACTCCAAGCTCACCGACGGCACGGTGTCGAGCAATGACGACCGCGACTTCAACCAGTATGGCGGCGTCGGGCGCATCTCTTACGAGCTCAAGCCGGGCCTGAAGCCGTTCGTCGAGATCGAGGGTGACAGCCGCGTGCACGACCAGTCCCCGGACCGCAACGGCTACTTCCGCGATTCATCCGGCGGCTACGCCAAGGTCGGCTCGTCGTTCGAGTTCAGCCGAATCCTCATCGGCGAAATCTCGGTCGGCTATTCCGCGCGCAACTATGTCGACCCGCGCCTCAGCCAGCTCTCGGGCTTTTTGACCGCGGGCTCGCTGATCTGGAACGCGAGTGGGCTGACGACAGTGAAATTCTTCACCGACACCCAGATCGCGGAGACCACGATCCCCGGCTCCTCCGGCGTGCTGGTGCGCACCTATTCGACCGAGGTCGATCACGACTTCCGCCGCTGGCTCACCGCCGTCGGCAAGTTCACCTACGGCACGTACGACTACCAGGGCCAGAACCGCAACGACAAGACCTACTCGCTCGAAGGCAATTTGATCTACAAGCTCAACCGCAGCCTCTGGATCAAGGGCACGCTGCGCCACGACATCCTGGATTCGAACCAGCCGGGATCGAGCTCGCAGGGGACCGTGATGATGGTGGGGGTGAGGCTGCAGAATTGA
- a CDS encoding glutamate synthase subunit beta has translation MGKITGFLEIERHDRKYTPVTERLKHFNEFVVPLTEKETRDQAARCMNCGIPYCHGTGSVAPGTPGCPVNNQIPDFNDLVYQDNWEEASRNLHSTNNFPEFTGRICPAPCEASCTLNIDDNPVTIKTIECAIVDRAWDNGWLKPEVASEKTGKKVAVIGSGPAGMACAQQLARAGHDVHLYEKYAKAGGLLRYGIPDFKMEKGIIDRRVKQMEGEGVTFHYNSHVGADGNVDPREMLNQYDAIALTGGAEAPRDLPIPGRELSGIHYAMDFLPQQNRRVSNEPLNGVAEILAGGKHVVVIGGGDTGSDCIGTSLRQGALSVTQLEIMPAPPERENKGLTWPNWPLKMRTSSSQAEGAVREYAVLTQKFSGENGKVKKLHCVRVDDKFKPLPGTEFELDAELILLAMGFVHPVHEGLLKLLSVDLDPRGNVKANTLDYQTSRPNVFSAGDMRRGQSLVVWAIREGRLCARSIDTFLMGKTDLPR, from the coding sequence ATGGGCAAGATCACGGGTTTTCTCGAAATCGAACGGCATGACCGCAAGTACACCCCGGTCACCGAGCGTTTGAAGCACTTCAACGAGTTCGTCGTTCCCTTGACCGAGAAGGAAACGCGCGACCAGGCCGCGCGCTGCATGAATTGCGGCATTCCCTATTGCCACGGCACCGGCTCGGTGGCGCCCGGCACGCCCGGCTGTCCCGTCAACAACCAGATCCCCGACTTCAACGACCTCGTCTATCAGGACAACTGGGAAGAGGCCTCGCGCAACCTGCACTCGACCAACAATTTTCCGGAGTTCACGGGCCGCATCTGCCCTGCGCCGTGCGAAGCGTCCTGCACGCTCAACATCGACGACAACCCCGTCACCATCAAGACTATCGAATGCGCGATCGTCGACCGCGCCTGGGACAATGGCTGGCTAAAGCCGGAGGTCGCGTCCGAGAAGACCGGCAAGAAGGTCGCCGTGATCGGCTCGGGCCCGGCCGGCATGGCCTGCGCGCAGCAGCTCGCGCGCGCCGGCCACGACGTCCATCTCTACGAGAAGTACGCCAAGGCCGGCGGCCTCCTCCGCTACGGCATTCCCGACTTCAAGATGGAGAAGGGCATCATCGATCGCCGCGTCAAGCAGATGGAAGGCGAAGGCGTCACCTTCCACTACAACAGCCATGTCGGCGCCGACGGCAACGTCGATCCGCGCGAGATGCTCAACCAGTATGACGCGATCGCGCTGACCGGCGGCGCGGAAGCCCCGCGCGATCTGCCGATCCCCGGCCGCGAGCTGTCCGGCATCCATTACGCGATGGACTTCCTGCCGCAGCAGAACCGCCGCGTCTCCAATGAGCCGCTGAACGGCGTCGCAGAGATCCTCGCCGGCGGCAAGCATGTCGTCGTCATCGGCGGCGGCGACACCGGCAGCGACTGCATCGGCACCTCGCTGCGCCAGGGCGCGCTCTCCGTGACCCAGCTCGAGATCATGCCCGCCCCGCCCGAGCGCGAGAACAAGGGCCTGACCTGGCCGAACTGGCCGCTCAAGATGCGCACCTCGTCCAGCCAGGCCGAAGGCGCGGTCCGCGAATACGCCGTGCTGACCCAAAAATTTTCCGGCGAGAACGGCAAGGTCAAGAAGCTGCACTGCGTGCGCGTCGACGACAAGTTCAAACCGCTTCCCGGCACCGAGTTCGAGCTCGACGCCGAACTGATCCTGCTCGCGATGGGCTTCGTCCACCCGGTGCACGAGGGCCTGCTCAAGCTGCTCTCGGTCGATCTCGATCCGCGCGGCAACGTCAAGGCCAACACGCTCGACTACCAGACCTCGCGCCCGAACGTGTTCTCCGCCGGCGACATGCGCCGCGGCCAGTCGCTGGTCGTCTGGGCGATCCGCGAAGGCCGGCTCTGCGCCCGCTCGATCGACACGTTCCTGATGGGGAAGACGGATCTGCCGCGCTGA